In Deinococcus psychrotolerans, the genomic window GATGGACGGTCAGGTGGGCGCGATTCGCGCGGCCCTAGACGCCGCAGGTTTTGAACACGTTCCGGTGATGGCTTACGCCGTCAAGTATGCCAGCGGCTATTACGGCCCCTTCCGCGAGGCGGCGGGCAGCACCCCCAGCGTTGGCAACAGGGCCAGCTACCAAATGGATCCGGCGGGCGGCTACCGTGAAGCGCTGCGCGAAGCCCGCTTGGACGTGGAGCAGGGCGCGGACTACTTGATGGTTAAGCCCGCACTGGCTTACCTGGACGTGCTGCGGGTGGTGCGCGACGCCTTTAACTTGCCGCTGGTGGCGTACAACGTCAGCGGCGAATACGCCATGCTCAAAGCCGCCGCTGCCGCCGGAATGCTCGACGAGAAACGCACGGTGCTCGAAACATTGATCGCTTTTCGCCGCGCCGGAGCCGATGCCATCATGACCTATCACGCGCTGGACGCGGCACGCTGGCTGAGGGAAGACGCGGCAAATTAAACAAAGTAGTGAACTACAAATCAGTGGATCAACACTCAGTGAATAAGTAGCCGCGCCGCCACCACCAACACGATAAAAGCGTAAACCACCTTGATAAAAGCGCTGCCGCGCAACATCGCCATTTTTGCGCCCACATAAGCGCCCAACGCGTTGGCCGCGCCCATCGGCAGGCCGATCCAGAAGATCATTTTTCCGCCGATTAAAAAGAAGATGAACGCGCCCGCGTTGGTGGCCAAGTTGATGGCTCTGGCGTTGCCGGATGACCGCACCAAGTTGAAGCCGGAAAGCGCAAAAAGAAACATCAAGAAAGTGCCGGTGCCGGGGCCGATAAAGCCGTCGTAGAGGCTGACCACCAGGGTGCCGGGCAAGATGAGGGCCAAGACCCGAGTGGTCAGGCCCGGATACTTGTCGGTGACGCCGAATTTTTTGCTGGTCAAAACCAGCGCCCCGACGCCCAAAATGATCACTGCCACCAGATTCTTGAAGATGTTGGGGTCGACGAAATGCACCAAATACGCGCCTATGGCGCTGCCGATCAGGGCCAGCGGCACCAATCGCAGTACCAGCGGCCACTCGATATGCCCAGAGCGCCCGTACTGCCAAGTGGAGCTGGCGGAGCCGAAAATGGCCAGCAGCTTGTTGGTCGCCACCGCCTGAGCAGGCGGCAGGCCCATAAAAATCAAAGTGGGCAGCGTGATGGTGCCGCCGCCGCCCGCCACCGCGTCGATAAATCCGGCAAGGAAGGCCAGCGGCAGGCCGTAGAGAAGAACGCTAGGATCGGGCATCGCAGGAAAGTATAAAGGCAAGGCAGGGTGTGTAGCCCCCGCCTTGCCCCGCTCCACCGCTCAAAATCTAAAAATTGTCAGCCGTTTTCACCGGCCGGCGATCTTGATGCGCCGCTCAAGCTGATCGGTGAAGGTGGTCATGACGGTGGTCAGGGCGAGGTAAACGGCAGCCACCGTGGTCAGCACTGGAATCGGCTGGAAGGTTTCGCTGCTGACCCGCTGCCCCGACAGCGTGAGTTCGACCAGCGCGATGGCTGAGGCCAGCGAGGAGTCTTTGAGCAGCGCCACCAAGTTGTTGACCAGCGGCGGCACCACGACCCTGAGCGCCTGCGGCAAGATGATGCTGGTCATGGTCTGCGCTCCACTGAGGCCCAAGCTGCGGGCCGCCTCACCCTGTCCCCTGGGAATGGCCTGAATGCCCGCCCGGATGACTTCAGCGTTGTAAGCCCCAACGTTGAGCGAGAGGGCCACCACCGCCGACCAGAATTCGTCGAGCTGCACATTGATACCGATCTTTTGCAGCAAGGGCGGCAAAGCATTGTAGACAAACAAAATCTGAACCAGCAGCGGCGTGCCGCGCACCAGCCAGACGAAAAAGCCTGCTGGTGCGCGGGTCACCCACAGCGAGCTGGTTTTCATCAGTCCAGCCAACAAGCCGATCATGAGGCCAATGACGCCCGAAACCACCGTCAGCAGCAAGGTGATGCGTGCACCGTCCACAAACAAACTTGCGCGTGAGCCAATCGGCTCCGGCATCAGCTTGAGCACCACGCTGATCAGCAAAAACAACAAGTAAAAAGCCGCCGCTGCGCCGAGCAGCCAAGCGCCCAACGTCCAGCCGGCGAGGGGCGTTGAGCGGGGCGCAGCGGGCCTGGGGGACGGAGCGCTCACAACAGCTTCCCGCGAGATGAGTGGTTCTTCATTCAGCTCAGTATCTCACAGGCGCTAGGCGAAAAATGAAAAGCGCCCGTTTCCACAAAGGAAAACAGACGCCGACTTTTCAATTGATAAGCCTTGTGCCGTCGACTTTACTTGCAGCGAATATCTTGACCGAAGTATTGGTTGCTAAGCTTGGCATAAACGCCGTTGTTTTCAAGCTTGGAAAGGCTGGCGTTGAGTTCTTTGGTGAGGCTCGTATTGCCCTTCTTAACGGCCATCGCAATCTTTTCTTGAAACAACAGGTCGCCCTGCACCAGCTTGCCCGGCACGGACTTGATGGCGTCCAGACCCAAAAACTTGTCACTGACCCAAGCGTCGGCGCGGCCCGACATCAGTGCGGCCTGAGCGTCGGTGTCTTTTTGGAAGGTCTTGACATCTTTAATGCCTTTGATCTTCTTGACATTGTCGAGGTAAGTCGTGCCGACTTGCACCACTACCGTTTTGCCCACCAGATCGGCAGCCGACTTGGGGCCGCCGGGCTTGCTGACTATCGCGCCGCCGGTGCAGTAATGCGGATCGGAAAAGTCCACTGCTTTGGCCCGCTCAGGAGAAATGCCGTGCGAGGCGATCACGAAGTCGTAGCGGTCTTGGCCGAGGCCGATCAGCAAGTTGTCGAACGGCTGGGTGATCCACTCGACTTTGAGGCCGAGCTGTTTGGCAATCGCGTCGGCCAAATCTATTTCAAAGCCGGTCAGCTTCTTGCCTTCAAAGTAGTTAAACGGCTTAAAGGCTCCCTCGGTGGCAATTTTGATGGTGCCAGCTGCCTTGATCTGATCCCAAGTACGGGCCTGCGCGGCGGATGCGAGTAGGGTCAGCGCGGTGAGGGCAAGGATGGTTCGTTTCATAGTGGGCCTCCTGATTCGGGCCAAGCCGACTTCCCCGTCTTGGGAGAGCGGCTCAGAAATGGTTACGCCGTCAATTTAGCGCATAGCAGTGAGCAGAAAACAGCGCCGCACATCAGCTGGGCATCAGCGCTCCGCGCCGCATGTGCCCACCTCAAGCTCAAAAAAGCCGACCCCACGCGGGGGCCAGCTTCCTTTTGCCGTTTGCGCGGCAAATTACGCTATTAGTCGGTTGAAGCGACGATGACTTCTTTGGTGAGGCTGGTCTGGTTGGCCATATTGGTTTGGTTGCCTGCACGGCCTGCAACGCCTTCGTTGCTGTCGGCCTGACCACGGGTACCCATCGGCTGACCACGGTCAATCGCCATCTCGGTGACAGTATCGAAAGCGTGGAGGCGGACATTGTCGACCACCACGTCGACCACGTCGCCGGGCTTGATGTGGGCGTGGCCCTCGACTTTGGCGACCATGGTCTGGCCGTTGACTTCCAGCATGAAGTCGGTCTGTGCGCCCAGCGGCTCAACGACCAACACCTTGCCTTGAAGGAAGTTTTCGCCCTCGGGAATGTTGGTCATGCCGCGCACGCCGATATGCTCCGGGCGAATGCCCATGAAGACTTCCTTGCCTTCGTAAGCCTTGATGCTCTGGGCCAGCGGGCCACGCGGCGAGACTTTGGAATTGCCCACCACGAATTGCCCGTTTTGGACGCGTGCAGTCAGGAAGTTCATCGAAGGGCTGCCGATGAAGCCGGCCACGAACTTGTTCTGGGGGTAATCGTAGAGGTTGAGCGGCGAATCGACTTGCATCATCACGCCGTCTTTCATGACCACGATGCGGTTGCCCAGCGTCATGGCCTCGACCTGATCGTGGGTCACGTAAATGATGGTGGTGCCGAGGCGTTGGTGAATCTGGCTGATCTGCGAGCGCACTTCGACGCGCAACTTGGCATCGAGGTTGGAAAGCGGCTCGTCCATGAGGAAGACTTTCGGCTCGCGCACGATGGCGCGTCCCATCGCCACGCGCTGACGCTGACCACCGGAGAGTTCTTTGGGCTTGCGGCCCAGCAAATGCTCGATTTGCAAAATCTTGGCGGCGTCACGCACCCGCTTCTCGATTTCGTCTTTGGGGGTCTTGCGGAGCTTGAGGCCGAAAGCCATGTTCTCGTAGACGTTCATGTGGGGGTAGAGCGCGTAGTTCTGAAACACCATGGCGATGTCGCGGTCTTTGGGCGGCACGTCGTTGACCACCCGGTCACCGATTTTCAGGATGCCGTCAGAGATGTCTTCGAGCCCGGCAATCATTCGCAGGGTGGTGGATTTACCGCAGCCTGACGGCCCGACGAACACCATAAACTCGCCGTCAACCACATTGAGGTTGAAGTCGGAAACGGCGACGCTGTCTTTGCCGTAGCGCTTGTATACGTGTTCCAGAATGACATCTGCCATGATTGCGCCTACCTTTAGCCCCGTCTCTTCGCCGTGAGTATCCTCAGCGAATTGGGGTACATGAAAAGAGTGCTTATTGCTTCCGTTGTGGCCTTTGCGGACAACAGCAGTATAACCAATCTATAAAGGTTGTGACAAGACGCCTAGAACGCATTTTCGGTGATCGCCGCGCCCCACTTAGGAACGCAGTTCCCGCAGCGCCAGCCGCGCAGCCCAGTAGCCCGCCATGCCGTGA contains:
- a CDS encoding TSUP family transporter, with amino-acid sequence MPDPSVLLYGLPLAFLAGFIDAVAGGGGTITLPTLIFMGLPPAQAVATNKLLAIFGSASSTWQYGRSGHIEWPLVLRLVPLALIGSAIGAYLVHFVDPNIFKNLVAVIILGVGALVLTSKKFGVTDKYPGLTTRVLALILPGTLVVSLYDGFIGPGTGTFLMFLFALSGFNLVRSSGNARAINLATNAGAFIFFLIGGKMIFWIGLPMGAANALGAYVGAKMAMLRGSAFIKVVYAFIVLVVAARLLIH
- a CDS encoding ABC transporter ATP-binding protein: MADVILEHVYKRYGKDSVAVSDFNLNVVDGEFMVFVGPSGCGKSTTLRMIAGLEDISDGILKIGDRVVNDVPPKDRDIAMVFQNYALYPHMNVYENMAFGLKLRKTPKDEIEKRVRDAAKILQIEHLLGRKPKELSGGQRQRVAMGRAIVREPKVFLMDEPLSNLDAKLRVEVRSQISQIHQRLGTTIIYVTHDQVEAMTLGNRIVVMKDGVMMQVDSPLNLYDYPQNKFVAGFIGSPSMNFLTARVQNGQFVVGNSKVSPRGPLAQSIKAYEGKEVFMGIRPEHIGVRGMTNIPEGENFLQGKVLVVEPLGAQTDFMLEVNGQTMVAKVEGHAHIKPGDVVDVVVDNVRLHAFDTVTEMAIDRGQPMGTRGQADSNEGVAGRAGNQTNMANQTSLTKEVIVASTD
- a CDS encoding ABC transporter substrate-binding protein, coding for MKRTILALTALTLLASAAQARTWDQIKAAGTIKIATEGAFKPFNYFEGKKLTGFEIDLADAIAKQLGLKVEWITQPFDNLLIGLGQDRYDFVIASHGISPERAKAVDFSDPHYCTGGAIVSKPGGPKSAADLVGKTVVVQVGTTYLDNVKKIKGIKDVKTFQKDTDAQAALMSGRADAWVSDKFLGLDAIKSVPGKLVQGDLLFQEKIAMAVKKGNTSLTKELNASLSKLENNGVYAKLSNQYFGQDIRCK
- a CDS encoding amino acid ABC transporter permease; its protein translation is MSAPSPRPAAPRSTPLAGWTLGAWLLGAAAAFYLLFLLISVVLKLMPEPIGSRASLFVDGARITLLLTVVSGVIGLMIGLLAGLMKTSSLWVTRAPAGFFVWLVRGTPLLVQILFVYNALPPLLQKIGINVQLDEFWSAVVALSLNVGAYNAEVIRAGIQAIPRGQGEAARSLGLSGAQTMTSIILPQALRVVVPPLVNNLVALLKDSSLASAIALVELTLSGQRVSSETFQPIPVLTTVAAVYLALTTVMTTFTDQLERRIKIAGR